In a genomic window of Piliocolobus tephrosceles isolate RC106 chromosome 1, ASM277652v3, whole genome shotgun sequence:
- the AVPR1B gene encoding vasopressin V1b receptor produces the protein MDSGPLWDATPTPWGTLSAPNATTPWLGRDEELAKVEIGVLAAVLVLATGGNLAVLLTLGQLGRKRSRMHLFVLHLALTDLAVALFQVLPQLLWDITYRFQGPDLLCRAVKYLQVLSMFASTYMLLAMTLDRYLAVCHPLRSLQQPGQSTYLLIAAPWLLAAILSLPQVFIFSLREVIQGSGVLDCWADFRFPWGPRAYLTWTTLAIFVLPVTMLTACYSLICHEICKNLKVKTQAWRVRGGGWRTWDRPSPSASAATTQGLPSRVSSINTVSRAKIRTVKMTFVIVLAYIACWAPFFSVQMWSVWDENAPGEDSTNVAFTISMLLGSLNSCCNPWIYLGFNSHLLPRPLRHLACCGGRQPRMCRRLSDGSLSSRHTTLLTHSSCPATLSLSLSLTLSGRPRPEESPRDLEPVDGEATEETIIF, from the exons ATGGATTCTGGGCCTCTGTGGGATGCCACCCCCACTCCCTGGGGCACCCTCTCTGCCCCCAATGCCACAACACCCTGGTTGGGCCGGGATGAGGAGCTGGCCAAGGTGGAGATCGGAGTCCTGGCCGCTGTCCTGGTGCTGGCCACTGGGGGCAACCTGGCTGTGCTGCTGACCCTGGGCCAGCTGGGCCGCAAGCGCTCCCGCATGCACCTGTTCGTGCTGCACCTAGCCCTGACAGACCTGGCCGTGGCGCTCTTCCAGGTGCTGCCCCAGCTGCTGTGGGACATCACCTATCGTTTCCAGGGCCCCGACCTCCTGTGCAGGGCCGTCAAGTACCTGCAGGTGCTCAGCATGTTCGCCTCCACCTACATGCTGCTGGCCATGACGCTGGACCGCTACCTGGCTGTCTGTCACCCCCTGCGCAGCCTCCAGCAGCCCGGCCAGTCCACCTACCTGCTCATCGCTGCTCCCTGGCTGCTGGCCGCCATCCTCAGCCTTCCTCAAGTCTTCATTTTTTCCCTGCGGGAGGTAATCCAGGGCTCAGGGGTGCTGGACTGCTGGGCAGACTTCCGCTTCCCTTGGGGGCCACGGGCCTACCTCACCTGGACCACCCTGGCTATCTTCGTCCTGCCAGTGACCATGCTCACGGCCTGCTACAGCCTCATCTGCCATGAGATCTGTAAAAACTTAAAAGTCAAGACACAGGCCTGGCGAGTGAGAGGAGGGGGCTGGAGGACTTGGGACAGGCCCTCACCTTCCGCCTCAGCTGCCACCACTCAGGGACTGCCATCTCGGGTCAGCAGCATCAACACCGTCTCACGGGCCAAGATCCGAACTGTGAAGATGACCTTTGTCATCGTGCTGGCCTACATCGCTTGCTGGGCTCCCTTCTTCAGTGTCCAGATGTGGTCCGTGTGGGACGAGAATGCCCCCGGTGAAG ATTCCACCAATGTGGCTTTCACCATCTCCATGCTTCTGGGAAGCCTCAACAGCTGCTGCAACCCCTGGATCTACTTGGGCTTCAACAGCCACCTGCTACCGCGGCCCCTGCGTCACCTTGCCTGCTGTGGGGGTCGCCAGCCCAGGATGTGCCGGCGGCTCTCTGATGGCAGCCTCTCGAGCCGCCACACCACGCTGCTGACCCACTCCAGCTGCCCGGCCACCCTCAGCCTTAGCCTCAGCCTAACCCTCAGCGGGAGGCCCAGACCTGAAGAGTCACCAAGGGACTTGGAGCCGGTGGATGGGGAAGCCACCGAGGAGACCATCATCTTTTAG
- the RHEX gene encoding regulator of hemoglobinization and erythroid cell expansion protein, producing the protein MSKELIMLTEVMEVWHGLVIAVVSLLLQACLLIVINYLLSRQIVHQSEQILKAARLQVPRPSPAHHHPPAAKEMKETQTERDIPMSDPFYRNGNDTSSDSSDSSCSSPPACQDTEDVDYTQVIFSAPEELKNDSTLDYENIKEITDYVNVNPESHSPNFWYFVNPALSEPAEYNQVTI; encoded by the exons ATGAGCAAGGAGCTCATCATGCTGACAGA GGTCATGGAGGTCTGGCATGGCTTAGTGATTGCGGTGGTGTCCCTCTTGCTACAGGCCTGCCTCCTCATCGTCATCAACTACCTGCTCAGCAGGCAAATTG tccaccagagtgaacagataCTGAAAGCGGCCAGGCTTCAGgtccccaggcccagccctgcccaccaTCATCCACCTGCTGCCAAAGAGATGAAGGAGACTCAGACAGAAAGAGACATTCCAATGTCTGATCCCTTTTACAGGA ATGGCAACGACACATCCTCAGATAGCTCAGACAGCTCCTGCAGTTCGCCTCCCGCCTGCCAG GACACCGAGGATGTGGATTACACACAAGTCATCTTTTCAGCCCCTGAAGAACTAAAAAATGACTCCACCCTGGACTATGAGAACATAAAGGAAATCACAGATTATGTCAATGTCAATCCAGAAAGCCACAGTCCCAATTTCTGGTATTTTGTCAACCCTGCTCTGTCTGAACCAGCAGAATATAATCAAGTGACCATATAA